A window of Halopseudomonas sabulinigri genomic DNA:
CATTCTGCAGGCCGCTGACGGTCACAACCTTGAGCGCCAACTGGAAGTCGCCGCCGACGCGCTGCGCCTGCCACCGTGGGATGCCACCATCGAGCACCTGTCTGGTGGCGAGAAGCGCCGTGTCGCACTGTGCCGCCTGCTGCTCTCAGCCCCTGACATGCTGCTGCTGGACGAACCAACCAACCACCTTGACGCCGACTCCGTCGCCTGGCTGGAGCAGTTCCTGCACAACTTCCCCGGTACCGTGGTCGCCATTACCCACGACCGTTACTTCCTCGACAACGTCGCTGGCTGGATTCTCGAGCTTGACCGCGGCCAGGGCATCCCCTTTGAAGGCAACTACTCCCAGTGGCTGGAATCCAAGGCCGCCCGCCTGAGCACCGAAGCCAAGCAGGAAGCCTCCCACGCCAAGGCGATGAAGGCCGAGCTGGAGTGGGTACGCCAGGGTGCCAAAGGCCGCCAGGCCAAGTCCAAGGCGCGTCTGCAACGCTTTGAAGAACTGCAATCACAGGAATTCCAGAAGCGCAGCGAGACCAACGAAATCTACATCCCGGCCGGCCCGCGCCTGGGCGACAAGGTCATCGAGTTCAACGGTGTAACCAAGGGCTATGGTGATCGGGTGCTGATCGACAACCTGTCCTTCGCTGTACCCAAGGGCGCGATTGTCGGTGTAATCGGGGGTAACGGCGCGGGTAAATCCACCCTGTTCCGCATGATTACCGGCAAGGAGCAACCCGATGGCGGCGCCATCGACATCGGTGAAACCGTCGAGATCGCCAGCGTCGACCAGAGCCGCGATGACCTGGACGGCAGCAAGACCGTATGGGAGCAGGTATCCGACGGCTTCGACATGATCAAGGTGGGCAACTACGAAGTACCCTCGCGTGGTTACGTTGGACGCTTCAACTTCAAGGGCTCCGACCAGCAAAAGTTCGTCAAGGACCTGTCTGGTGGTGAACGTGGTCGTCTGCACCTGGCGCTCACGCTCAAGCGTGGCGCCAACGTGCTGCTACTTGACGAACCCTCCAACGATTTGGATGTGGAAACCCTGCGAGCGCTGGAAGAAGCGCTGCTGGACTTCCCGGGCTCCGCCATCGTGATCTCGCACGATCGCTGGTTCCTTGACCGCATCGCCACCCATATCCTTGCCTACGAAGACGATTCGCAGGTGGTGTTCTTCGACGGCAACTACACCGAGTACGAAGCCGATCGCAAGAAGCGCCTGGGCGAAGCCGCTGCGCAGCCGCACCGGGTACGTTACAAGAAACTGGCCTGATGCCCCGCCCGGACCGCCAGGCGGTCCGGGCTGTTCAGCAGAAAGACGCTATAGTTAACCCAACAAGACTGATTGCGCAGCGCCAGCATTGGCCGCAACGCAGCAGCCCGGCAGCAACACCCGACTGCATCGCCCCGGGAGGCAATCCATGAGTGATGAAAGACGCCGTTTTACCCGCGTACCCTTCGATGCCAACACCCTGTTACAACAGGACCACTGGCAAAGCCCGGTGCAATTGATCGATATTTCGCTGCATGGCCTGCTGGTACTGCAGCCCGACAGCTGGGATAAAGCCCAACCACAAGCCCCCTTCAGCGCCATCATCGAGTTGAACGACGGCCAGCAGATCCGCATGGAAGCCACCTTGAGTCACGCCGAAGAGGGCCTGCTCGGCTTTGTCTGCGAGCACATCGATCTGGACTCCATCAGCCATCTGCGACGCCTGA
This region includes:
- the ettA gene encoding energy-dependent translational throttle protein EttA encodes the protein MAQYVYSMHRVGKVVPPKRQILKDISLSFFPGAKIGVLGLNGAGKSTLLRIMAGVDTEIEGEARPMPGIKVGYLPQEPQLDPAKTVRDIVEEAVGEIKAAQARLDEVYAAYAEPDADFDALAAEQGKLEAILQAADGHNLERQLEVAADALRLPPWDATIEHLSGGEKRRVALCRLLLSAPDMLLLDEPTNHLDADSVAWLEQFLHNFPGTVVAITHDRYFLDNVAGWILELDRGQGIPFEGNYSQWLESKAARLSTEAKQEASHAKAMKAELEWVRQGAKGRQAKSKARLQRFEELQSQEFQKRSETNEIYIPAGPRLGDKVIEFNGVTKGYGDRVLIDNLSFAVPKGAIVGVIGGNGAGKSTLFRMITGKEQPDGGAIDIGETVEIASVDQSRDDLDGSKTVWEQVSDGFDMIKVGNYEVPSRGYVGRFNFKGSDQQKFVKDLSGGERGRLHLALTLKRGANVLLLDEPSNDLDVETLRALEEALLDFPGSAIVISHDRWFLDRIATHILAYEDDSQVVFFDGNYTEYEADRKKRLGEAAAQPHRVRYKKLA
- a CDS encoding PilZ domain-containing protein encodes the protein MSDERRRFTRVPFDANTLLQQDHWQSPVQLIDISLHGLLVLQPDSWDKAQPQAPFSAIIELNDGQQIRMEATLSHAEEGLLGFVCEHIDLDSISHLRRLIALNTGDAALLERELKALL